The following proteins are co-located in the Paraburkholderia phytofirmans PsJN genome:
- a CDS encoding MFS transporter, with translation MKSSNQAVYATAVGDAGALGGLPSGAGASADGRADEIALDGARISARLDRLPATRSIWKLVMLLSLGLFFELYDLMFSGYIAPGLVRSGILTATTHGLFGTSGVASFIAALFAGLFIGTAACGFLADRFGRRAIFTWSLLWYTAANIIMAFQDTALGLNLWRFIAGIGIGVEIVTIGTYISELVPKHVRGRASACSQAVGFCAVPIVAFMSYLLVPHRYFGLDGWRLVVLTGVVGAIVVWWIRLRLPESPRWLAQKGRIDEADAIMTRLEARVEREYGRPLPEPALPEPVRARAAFRDLLVPPYRKRTLMLIIFHVFQTMGYYGFANWIPTLLIKQGITVTTSLMYASIIAIAAPLGPLLGLLIADRFERKTVIICMAAVNVVCGLAFSQARETVLLVSLGVCLVLAGNIISYSYHAYQAELFPTSIRARAVGFVYSWSRISAMFSAFVIAGCLSRFGVDGVFVFISGAMAVVMLAIGMLGPKTRDVALEDISK, from the coding sequence ATGAAGTCGTCGAATCAAGCGGTGTATGCAACGGCGGTCGGCGATGCCGGCGCGCTCGGCGGATTACCTTCCGGCGCGGGCGCATCCGCGGACGGCCGAGCGGACGAAATCGCGCTGGACGGCGCGCGCATTTCCGCGCGGCTCGACCGCCTGCCGGCCACACGTTCGATCTGGAAGCTGGTGATGCTGCTGAGCCTCGGGCTCTTCTTCGAACTGTACGACCTGATGTTCTCCGGCTACATCGCACCGGGACTCGTGCGCAGCGGCATTCTCACCGCGACCACGCACGGGCTGTTCGGCACGAGCGGTGTGGCGAGCTTCATTGCGGCGCTGTTCGCGGGACTGTTCATCGGCACGGCCGCGTGTGGGTTTCTCGCCGATCGTTTCGGCCGTCGCGCGATCTTCACGTGGTCGCTGCTCTGGTACACGGCGGCCAATATCATCATGGCGTTTCAGGACACGGCGCTCGGGCTCAATCTCTGGCGTTTCATCGCGGGGATCGGCATTGGTGTGGAGATCGTCACGATCGGCACGTACATCTCCGAACTCGTGCCGAAGCATGTGCGCGGACGCGCGTCGGCGTGTTCGCAAGCGGTCGGGTTTTGCGCGGTGCCGATCGTCGCGTTTATGTCGTATCTGCTGGTGCCGCATCGTTACTTCGGTCTGGATGGCTGGCGTCTGGTCGTGCTGACCGGCGTGGTCGGCGCGATCGTGGTGTGGTGGATCCGTCTGCGTCTGCCGGAGAGCCCGCGCTGGCTCGCGCAGAAAGGCCGCATCGACGAAGCGGACGCGATCATGACGCGGCTCGAAGCACGCGTCGAGCGTGAGTATGGACGGCCGCTGCCGGAGCCGGCCTTGCCCGAACCGGTCCGCGCACGGGCGGCGTTTCGCGATCTGCTGGTGCCGCCGTACCGCAAACGCACGCTGATGCTGATCATCTTCCACGTGTTTCAGACGATGGGGTATTACGGTTTCGCGAACTGGATTCCGACCTTGCTGATCAAACAGGGCATTACGGTGACGACGAGTCTGATGTACGCGAGCATCATCGCGATTGCCGCGCCGCTCGGGCCGTTGCTGGGCTTGCTGATTGCCGACCGCTTCGAGCGCAAGACGGTGATCATCTGCATGGCGGCGGTGAATGTGGTGTGCGGGCTGGCATTCAGCCAGGCGCGCGAGACGGTCTTGCTGGTGAGCCTGGGCGTGTGTCTCGTGCTAGCGGGAAATATTATTTCGTATAGCTATCACGCGTATCAGGCCGAGTTGTTTCCGACCAGCATCCGGGCGCGGGCCGTGGGATTCGTTTATTCGTGGAGCCGGATCTCGGCGATGTTCTCCGCGTTCGTGATCGCAGGATGTTTGAGCCGCTTCGGCGTGGACGGCGTGTTCGTGTTTATCTCCGGAGCGATGGCGGTGGTGATGCTGGCCATTGGGATGCTTGGACCGAAGACACGGGATGTGGCGTTGGAGGATATTTCGAAGTAA